Proteins co-encoded in one Acidisarcina sp. genomic window:
- a CDS encoding protein-methionine-sulfoxide reductase heme-binding subunit MsrQ: MSNRKIVVLKVLVWMACLYPLASLVYRAVFTSLGPDPTRTITYCTGLATIRLLVISLAITPLRRLSPRLSWLIRFRRLLGLFAFFYASLHLLTYVGLYSYFDLKAMAADILKRRYVTAGISAWLLLLPLALTSTKWSIRKLGKNWQKLHRLVYAAAILGVIHYWWLVKAGVRTPLTITVILAIVLLARPLTARIKHRSRAAAVSVST; the protein is encoded by the coding sequence ATGTCGAATCGCAAGATCGTAGTGCTCAAGGTGCTGGTTTGGATGGCTTGCCTCTACCCGTTGGCCAGCCTGGTGTATCGCGCCGTGTTCACCTCTTTAGGGCCGGACCCCACACGCACCATTACTTATTGCACCGGACTGGCGACCATCCGGCTGCTGGTGATTTCGCTCGCCATCACGCCTCTGCGACGGCTCTCCCCGCGTCTCTCCTGGTTGATACGCTTTCGCAGGCTGCTGGGTCTGTTCGCCTTCTTCTATGCATCGCTGCATCTGCTTACCTACGTCGGCCTCTACTCTTACTTCGACCTGAAGGCTATGGCAGCGGACATTCTGAAGCGGCGTTACGTGACTGCGGGCATCTCGGCGTGGCTCCTGCTGCTGCCGCTGGCGCTCACATCAACCAAATGGTCGATTCGCAAGCTCGGCAAAAACTGGCAGAAGCTTCATCGCCTGGTATACGCAGCAGCCATCCTCGGCGTGATTCATTACTGGTGGCTGGTGAAGGCAGGAGTGAGAACTCCACTCACCATTACCGTGATTTTGGCGATCGTGCTTCTCGCGCGGCCTCTTACCGCGCGGATCAAGCATCGCTCCCGCGCCGCTGCCGTCAGCGTAAGCACGTAG
- a CDS encoding APC family permease — protein MSDVNSSQPESDSAAAPQLSRQIGLGSAVSLNMLNMIGVGPFIAMPLIIIAMGGPQAMLGWVLGALIAICDGLVWAELGASMPKAGGSYAFLREIYGPQGLGRLFSFLYVWQVGFSAPLSIASGCIGLSQYAAYLWPPLAAKVFPAIPALGFLHYTSLSAAGSCVLVVVLLYRNVRSITYLAWVLWAGVVFTISAVIVAGFTHFHPALAFTLPPGAFRMDRSFFEGLGAATLLATYCYWGYYNVSFLGAEIKNPGRNIPRAILLSVVLVAALYLLMNLSVLGVVPWQELRSGADISSKLAVVAVVMQRTFGTFAAHAIAGLVIWTAFASVFSLVLGYSRVPYAAALDGNYFRFFAKLHPVHHFPYRSLIALGGVATIFCFFDLPHVIAALVAIRIVLQFLLQQVGVILLRIREPERPRPFRIWLYPLPPILAFAGFLFILLSRHEAMREFSYAAAVAISGTVIFLIRSRIRGEWPFASATVANSEKTLS, from the coding sequence TGGCCTGGGCAGCGCTGTCTCCCTGAACATGCTGAACATGATCGGCGTCGGCCCCTTCATCGCCATGCCGCTCATCATCATCGCCATGGGCGGCCCGCAAGCTATGCTGGGCTGGGTATTGGGCGCCCTGATTGCGATCTGCGATGGGCTGGTGTGGGCGGAGCTGGGCGCGTCCATGCCGAAGGCCGGCGGGTCCTACGCATTTCTTCGCGAGATTTATGGACCGCAGGGCCTCGGGCGCCTCTTCTCGTTTCTTTACGTCTGGCAGGTGGGATTCAGCGCCCCGCTCTCCATCGCTTCAGGCTGCATTGGACTGTCGCAATACGCTGCCTACCTCTGGCCTCCCCTGGCCGCGAAGGTCTTTCCCGCCATTCCTGCGCTGGGATTTCTGCACTATACGAGCCTCTCGGCGGCGGGCTCCTGCGTACTGGTCGTCGTGTTGCTCTACCGCAATGTCCGCTCCATCACGTATCTGGCGTGGGTGCTGTGGGCAGGTGTGGTGTTTACCATCTCCGCCGTAATTGTTGCCGGCTTCACACACTTTCATCCCGCGCTGGCGTTCACGCTACCACCGGGGGCATTCCGCATGGATCGCTCCTTCTTTGAAGGGCTGGGCGCCGCTACGCTGCTGGCTACATATTGCTACTGGGGCTATTACAACGTCAGCTTTCTGGGGGCGGAGATCAAGAATCCCGGACGCAATATTCCTCGTGCCATCCTGCTCTCGGTTGTGCTGGTGGCGGCCCTCTACCTGCTGATGAATCTCAGCGTGCTGGGCGTGGTGCCGTGGCAGGAGTTGCGCTCCGGCGCAGACATCAGTTCCAAGCTCGCTGTGGTTGCCGTGGTGATGCAGAGGACCTTCGGAACGTTTGCCGCCCATGCAATCGCCGGCCTGGTTATATGGACCGCGTTCGCCTCGGTCTTCTCCCTGGTGCTTGGCTACTCGCGAGTACCCTATGCCGCTGCGCTAGACGGCAATTACTTCCGCTTCTTCGCCAAATTGCACCCGGTGCATCACTTTCCCTACCGCTCGCTGATTGCGCTGGGCGGCGTTGCAACCATCTTTTGTTTCTTTGACCTGCCGCATGTAATCGCGGCTCTGGTGGCCATCCGCATCGTTCTCCAGTTCCTGTTGCAGCAGGTGGGCGTCATCCTTCTGCGCATTCGCGAGCCGGAGCGGCCGCGGCCATTTCGCATATGGCTCTATCCGCTGCCGCCCATTCTCGCCTTTGCCGGCTTCCTCTTTATCCTTCTATCGCGGCACGAGGCGATGCGGGAATTCTCCTACGCCGCTGCCGTTGCCATCTCGGGCACGGTGATCTTCCTGATCCGCTCCCGCATCCGCGGAGAATGGCCATTTGCATCTGCAACAGTAGCAAATTCGGAAAAGACCCTTAGCTGA
- a CDS encoding carboxypeptidase-like regulatory domain-containing protein, producing the protein MSREGTARKALPLLLACCCSILAMWACVGANAQEQGEITPGNGSVAGHVFCSDTQKPARFAQVRLIRAADGARGFGGGNTGVTTADGSFSIGNVPPGDYFVSAQMPGYIDPLRSLGLRGLRQGAALPEAVKAMLTKVTVAADQSATVQVTAFRGAVLAGTLTYDDGTPAAGIPVSAQRMEDSNADGDISESGGRDLAFTNSGDRGDFRLGGLPDGVYILRARPRGSNGPGTLPIYYGNTLRKSEARRLEIKAGEERSGLDIQIPALSLRQVSGVVQAAKDGHGIGRATVSLTLNGESSEALNTISGPDGGFRFVGVPNGKFTVRVSGASDAAAGHGAAGDTTESVVPYGPDEQNIELNGSDVDHVILSLPALNAQGSANP; encoded by the coding sequence TTGTCGCGAGAAGGAACAGCGCGGAAGGCGCTCCCGCTCCTGCTGGCCTGCTGCTGTTCGATTCTGGCGATGTGGGCATGCGTGGGAGCAAACGCGCAGGAGCAAGGCGAGATCACCCCGGGCAACGGCTCCGTGGCAGGTCACGTCTTCTGCTCGGACACGCAGAAACCGGCCCGCTTTGCGCAGGTACGCTTGATTCGCGCAGCCGATGGAGCGCGCGGCTTCGGCGGTGGCAACACTGGAGTGACCACCGCAGACGGCAGCTTCTCGATCGGCAATGTTCCGCCGGGAGACTACTTCGTCAGCGCGCAGATGCCTGGGTATATTGATCCTCTGCGAAGCCTTGGACTGCGTGGATTGCGGCAAGGCGCTGCGTTGCCAGAGGCCGTCAAGGCCATGCTCACCAAGGTTACGGTGGCAGCGGATCAGTCAGCAACGGTACAGGTGACCGCCTTCCGTGGCGCGGTGCTTGCCGGCACCCTCACCTACGACGATGGAACACCAGCCGCCGGAATTCCCGTCTCCGCCCAGCGTATGGAAGACTCGAACGCTGACGGAGATATCTCAGAATCAGGAGGCCGGGACCTTGCCTTTACGAACAGCGGCGATCGTGGCGACTTCCGCCTGGGAGGGCTGCCGGATGGCGTATACATCCTGAGAGCGCGGCCGCGTGGCTCCAATGGGCCGGGAACGCTGCCCATCTACTATGGGAACACCTTGCGAAAGAGCGAGGCCAGGCGCCTGGAGATCAAGGCGGGCGAAGAACGCTCCGGGCTCGACATACAGATTCCCGCACTGAGCCTTCGGCAGGTCAGCGGTGTAGTCCAGGCTGCTAAGGATGGCCACGGAATCGGGCGGGCGACGGTCTCGCTCACGTTAAACGGCGAATCGAGCGAGGCCTTGAACACGATCTCCGGCCCGGACGGAGGATTCCGCTTCGTGGGTGTGCCCAATGGCAAGTTCACGGTGCGCGTCAGCGGCGCCTCCGATGCGGCGGCAGGACATGGTGCAGCGGGAGACACGACCGAGAGCGTCGTTCCCTACGGCCCGGACGAGCAGAACATTGAGTTGAACGGGAGCGATGTGGACCACGTGATCCTGAGCCTTCCAGCGCTGAACGCGCAGGGCTCTGCGAATCCCTAG
- a CDS encoding NIPSNAP family protein — protein sequence MERRRFLSSSLAASALAMTNPSWSQGTSGKPREFYELRKYYLQSGPQTRLTESYLADALLPALNRLGIAPVGAFRLDIGPETPTLYLLLPCTALETLVTAELRLGRDEQFLKAAEPFWNAPATAPAYVRVESSLLIAFEGWPKLVAPTKGEHPEKRIFQLRIYESPSNQDHVRKIEMFHSGEFEIFQKAGFAQVFYGDTLIGPRLPNLTYMLSFADQTELNARWNTFRNDPAWKKLSGSPRYNFESIVSNISNLILSPTSFSQI from the coding sequence TTGGAACGCCGCCGCTTTCTCAGTTCGTCGCTTGCCGCATCGGCCCTTGCCATGACAAATCCTTCCTGGTCGCAGGGTACTTCCGGCAAGCCGCGCGAGTTCTATGAACTTCGCAAGTATTACCTGCAGTCGGGTCCGCAAACCAGGCTCACGGAGAGCTATCTGGCTGATGCTCTTCTCCCTGCGCTGAACCGGCTCGGCATTGCACCGGTGGGAGCCTTCCGGCTCGACATTGGGCCTGAGACCCCAACCCTGTATCTGCTGCTTCCCTGCACCGCGCTTGAAACGCTGGTTACCGCGGAGCTGCGCCTGGGGCGCGACGAGCAGTTTCTTAAGGCTGCCGAGCCGTTCTGGAATGCGCCCGCTACCGCGCCTGCCTACGTGCGCGTGGAGAGCTCTCTGCTGATTGCATTTGAAGGCTGGCCGAAGCTGGTCGCTCCAACAAAAGGCGAACATCCCGAGAAGCGCATCTTCCAGCTACGGATCTATGAGAGCCCCAGCAACCAGGACCACGTCCGCAAGATTGAGATGTTCCACAGTGGCGAGTTCGAGATCTTCCAGAAGGCCGGCTTTGCGCAGGTCTTTTATGGCGATACGTTGATTGGGCCGCGACTGCCCAACCTAACCTACATGCTGAGCTTTGCGGATCAGACGGAACTGAATGCCCGGTGGAATACCTTCCGCAACGATCCGGCGTGGAAGAAGTTGTCCGGGTCGCCCAGATACAACTTCGAATCCATCGTGAGCAATATCTCGAACTTGATCCTGAGCCCAACGTCTTTTTCGCAGATCTAG
- the rimM gene encoding ribosome maturation factor RimM (Essential for efficient processing of 16S rRNA), whose protein sequence is MAEETWVLLARLVRPQGRRGEVLADLLTDFPEKFHERNRVFLLPPTIAKKPVAPREMELQEHWLHKGRVVLKFAGIDSISDAETLRGMEVAIPREERAALAEDEAYISELIGCHVFAGESLEDIGEITDVDMDSTSVPLLIVRRPRGEEALIPFAKDFLKRMDVAEKRIEMTLPDGLLEINAPLTEAERAAMQHEAESEASAEEPNS, encoded by the coding sequence ATGGCTGAAGAAACATGGGTATTACTGGCACGATTGGTTCGCCCGCAGGGACGCCGAGGCGAAGTGCTTGCCGATCTGCTGACCGATTTTCCTGAAAAATTCCATGAGCGCAACAGAGTTTTTCTTTTGCCTCCAACGATTGCAAAAAAGCCTGTCGCGCCTCGCGAGATGGAGTTGCAGGAGCATTGGCTGCACAAGGGGCGAGTCGTGCTCAAGTTCGCCGGCATAGACTCGATCAGCGATGCCGAGACGCTCCGCGGAATGGAAGTAGCCATCCCCCGCGAAGAGCGTGCCGCTCTTGCGGAAGATGAAGCCTACATCAGCGAATTGATCGGGTGCCACGTCTTTGCCGGGGAGAGCCTGGAAGACATTGGCGAGATCACTGACGTCGACATGGACTCCACCTCCGTGCCGCTGTTGATTGTGCGACGCCCACGCGGCGAGGAAGCGCTCATCCCCTTTGCCAAAGATTTTCTAAAGCGAATGGACGTTGCCGAAAAGCGCATTGAGATGACTCTGCCCGATGGCTTGCTGGAAATCAACGCTCCCCTGACCGAGGCCGAGCGCGCCGCGATGCAACACGAGGCAGAATCCGAGGCCTCTGCGGAAGAGCCAAATAGTTAA
- the rplS gene encoding 50S ribosomal protein L19 has protein sequence MSIHPIMQRLADKLQRTDIPAFAAGDTVRVQVKIKEGEKERLQAFEGVVIATRKGPEGSFTVRKMSFGQGVERIFPYNSKVIDKVEKVRSARVRRAKLFYLRGLRGKAARLKEVERT, from the coding sequence ATGTCTATTCATCCAATAATGCAGCGGCTGGCCGACAAGCTCCAGCGCACAGATATTCCCGCGTTTGCCGCTGGCGACACCGTCCGCGTGCAAGTCAAGATCAAAGAAGGCGAAAAAGAGCGTCTACAGGCTTTCGAAGGCGTCGTGATTGCAACCAGGAAGGGCCCAGAAGGCAGCTTCACGGTTCGCAAGATGAGCTTTGGCCAGGGTGTTGAGCGCATCTTCCCTTATAACTCCAAGGTTATCGACAAGGTTGAGAAGGTTCGCTCCGCTCGCGTACGCCGCGCCAAGCTCTTCTATCTCCGTGGCCTGCGTGGCAAGGCTGCCCGCCTGAAGGAAGTCGAGCGCACGTAG
- the rpsP gene encoding 30S ribosomal protein S16 → MIRLARFGARKQPYYRVVVIEKDRARNGRSIEVVGTYNPRTSPATLDFKRERIDYWTSKGAQLSERVAKLLKTLPAETAAA, encoded by the coding sequence ATGATTCGTTTGGCGCGCTTTGGTGCGCGTAAGCAGCCGTACTATCGAGTAGTGGTAATTGAGAAGGACCGCGCCCGCAACGGCCGCTCCATTGAAGTGGTGGGCACGTACAATCCCCGCACCAGCCCCGCGACTCTGGACTTCAAGCGCGAGCGCATTGATTACTGGACCAGCAAGGGCGCCCAGCTCTCGGAACGGGTAGCCAAGCTGTTAAAGACTCTGCCTGCGGAGACTGCGGCCGCCTGA
- the trmD gene encoding tRNA (guanosine(37)-N1)-methyltransferase TrmD codes for MRFDIITIFPGFFTGILENGVMKRAISTGLIDVGIHDLRNFTHDRHRTVDDRPFGGGEGMVLKPEPLAEAVESLGIAAKEGRDTSRETVVLLSAQGKRYTQATAREFSAMERVVMLCGRYEGVDERVSEALADRELSIGDYVLSGGELGAAVIMDSTMRLLPGVLGNEASSEFESFGRADGLMPPCDEGGPPRSTHGAGGLLDYPHYTRPAEFRGRTVPEVLYGGNHEQIRKWRREQALEKTLRNRPDLLEHAELTPEDRRFLASLKAKIHRA; via the coding sequence ATGCGCTTTGACATCATCACCATTTTTCCAGGCTTCTTCACCGGCATCCTTGAGAACGGCGTGATGAAGCGCGCCATCTCGACGGGGCTTATCGATGTGGGCATCCATGATCTGCGGAACTTTACGCACGACCGTCATCGCACGGTGGACGACCGGCCCTTTGGCGGAGGCGAAGGCATGGTTTTAAAGCCCGAGCCTCTGGCCGAAGCGGTTGAATCTCTCGGCATCGCCGCAAAGGAAGGACGCGATACCAGCCGGGAGACGGTGGTCCTGCTCTCCGCCCAGGGCAAGCGGTATACCCAGGCCACGGCACGCGAGTTCTCGGCGATGGAGCGCGTGGTGATGCTATGCGGGCGCTATGAAGGCGTGGACGAGCGCGTGAGCGAGGCGCTGGCTGACCGCGAGCTATCGATCGGCGACTATGTGCTGTCCGGCGGAGAACTGGGCGCGGCTGTCATCATGGATTCGACCATGCGCCTGCTGCCCGGTGTGCTGGGGAACGAGGCATCGAGCGAGTTTGAGAGCTTTGGACGGGCCGATGGGCTGATGCCGCCATGCGACGAAGGCGGGCCGCCACGCTCCACGCATGGCGCCGGGGGATTGCTCGATTATCCGCATTACACGCGCCCGGCAGAGTTTCGCGGACGGACCGTTCCCGAGGTTCTCTATGGGGGAAATCACGAACAGATCCGTAAATGGCGCAGAGAACAGGCTCTGGAAAAGACTCTGCGCAATCGTCCGGATCTGCTGGAGCACGCGGAGCTGACGCCGGAAGACCGACGATTCCTCGCCTCCCTCAAGGCAAAAATCCACAGGGCGTAA
- a CDS encoding KH domain-containing protein, which translates to MQELVAEIARALVDDPGAVVVESVQHDENTILKLRVAPQDVGKVIGKQGRTARSMRTILGAVSMKLHHRFTLDILEEDKTPAAPAE; encoded by the coding sequence ATGCAAGAACTAGTGGCCGAAATTGCACGCGCGCTCGTCGATGATCCCGGCGCGGTCGTGGTTGAATCTGTCCAGCACGATGAGAATACGATCTTGAAGCTGCGCGTTGCCCCGCAGGATGTGGGCAAAGTGATCGGCAAGCAGGGCCGCACGGCGCGGTCGATGCGAACGATCCTGGGCGCGGTGAGTATGAAGCTGCATCACCGATTTACCCTGGATATTCTGGAAGAAGACAAGACTCCGGCGGCTCCGGCCGAGTGA
- a CDS encoding PIG-L family deacetylase, translated as MGLRLMCTTAHPDDESAAFGGSLLMAHEQGVETSVICMTDGNAATFRGEAKNAAELAAMRRKEFAAACNQLGVAHGEVLDLQDGQLPHADFYQAAGELVQRIRRYRPQVILTFGSEGGVNLHRDHTMVSLMTTAAFHWAGRSAYFPEQIAQGFAAYAPQKLYVLQAPFLASREAERTTAITPCSLRLDLDQYKQKKLDAFLMHSTQRGVVDRVRDEFDKHGGQECYLLVASRIDGCSDTSLFGGVQED; from the coding sequence TTGGGATTGAGACTGATGTGTACCACCGCGCATCCTGACGACGAGAGCGCCGCGTTTGGCGGCTCTCTGCTGATGGCACACGAGCAGGGCGTCGAAACCAGCGTCATCTGCATGACGGATGGCAATGCGGCAACCTTTCGCGGCGAGGCGAAGAATGCGGCGGAGCTGGCAGCGATGCGACGGAAGGAGTTTGCCGCAGCCTGCAATCAACTGGGCGTGGCACATGGCGAAGTGCTCGACCTGCAGGATGGCCAGTTGCCACACGCTGACTTCTACCAGGCTGCCGGGGAGCTGGTGCAGCGCATCCGGCGTTACCGTCCCCAGGTAATCCTCACCTTTGGCAGCGAAGGCGGCGTGAATCTGCACCGTGACCACACGATGGTCAGCTTGATGACGACGGCGGCATTCCATTGGGCTGGCCGCAGCGCTTATTTCCCGGAGCAGATTGCTCAGGGATTCGCCGCCTATGCGCCGCAGAAGCTGTATGTGTTGCAGGCTCCCTTTCTTGCTTCGCGTGAGGCGGAGAGAACGACGGCAATCACTCCCTGCTCGTTGAGGCTGGACCTTGACCAATACAAACAGAAGAAGCTCGATGCTTTTCTTATGCACTCCACCCAACGAGGCGTGGTGGACCGCGTGCGAGACGAATTTGACAAGCATGGCGGGCAGGAATGTTATCTGCTGGTGGCCAGCCGGATAGACGGCTGCAGCGACACCTCCTTGTTCGGTGGAGTGCAGGAAGACTAG
- a CDS encoding ribonuclease HII has product MPSNPNAVDLELECLDEEPEVSAATLKLRMLRKLVCGNKYERAARAAGATVIAGVDEVGRGALFGPVVAAAVILPEGCRIRGLRDSKQLTREERERMASIVERKAICIAIEEVDSATIDRVNIYQATRIAMTAAVSRLSPAPDHLLIDAMRLDLACAQTSIIYGDSLSVSIAAASVVAKVYRDNVLRELDRKYPQYGLASHKGYGTPDHRAALLRYGPSDLHRRSFRPVAESSQAWGEPSES; this is encoded by the coding sequence ATGCCTTCCAATCCCAACGCGGTCGATCTGGAGCTTGAGTGCCTCGATGAGGAACCTGAGGTCTCGGCGGCAACGCTGAAGCTGCGCATGCTGCGGAAGCTGGTGTGTGGCAACAAGTATGAGCGGGCCGCACGAGCTGCTGGTGCGACGGTGATTGCCGGAGTCGACGAGGTAGGCCGTGGCGCCCTGTTTGGCCCGGTGGTTGCAGCCGCAGTCATACTCCCGGAGGGATGCAGAATCCGTGGCTTGCGCGACTCCAAGCAGTTGACGCGGGAGGAGCGCGAGCGCATGGCGTCGATCGTCGAGCGCAAGGCCATTTGCATCGCGATCGAAGAGGTAGACTCCGCGACGATCGATCGCGTGAACATCTACCAGGCCACACGCATCGCCATGACGGCCGCGGTTTCGCGGCTTTCCCCTGCTCCGGATCATCTTCTGATCGACGCCATGCGATTGGACCTTGCTTGTGCGCAGACCAGCATCATCTATGGCGACAGCCTGAGCGTTTCCATCGCGGCGGCATCTGTGGTCGCGAAGGTCTACCGCGACAACGTCCTCCGAGAGCTGGACCGCAAATATCCGCAATATGGGCTGGCCTCACACAAGGGATATGGGACGCCAGACCACCGGGCAGCCTTGTTGCGCTATGGGCCAAGCGATCTCCACCGCCGCAGCTTTCGCCCGGTAGCGGAGTCTTCGCAGGCATGGGGTGAACCTTCCGAATCCTGA
- the msrP gene encoding protein-methionine-sulfoxide reductase catalytic subunit MsrP has protein sequence MLIRKPNDIPSSDITPHSAYLNRRNFIGAAVAAGAMALGADRVRRLVDSSSVVHAGTKLATVSSPLSTTGEKLTTLKDITTYNNFYEFGTDKGDPARYAGKLQTRPWTITVDGLVKNKKTFDIDTLLKLVPLEERVYRLRCVEAWSMVIPWVGYSLSEFIKRCEPLSTAKYVQFLTLDDPKQMPYLKMVSLNWPYSEGLRMDEAMHPLTLLTFGLYGEVLPNQDGAPVRVVVPWKYGFKSAKSIVKVRFVAQQPHTAWNDMTPGEYGFYSNVNPNVDHPRWTQKYERRIGEPFYKQRRPTLMFNGYGDQVAHLYAGMDLKKNY, from the coding sequence ATGCTCATCCGCAAACCCAACGACATTCCATCTTCCGACATTACGCCTCACTCCGCCTATCTCAACCGCCGCAATTTTATTGGGGCAGCGGTGGCAGCGGGTGCGATGGCGCTGGGGGCGGACCGTGTGAGGCGCCTGGTCGATTCGTCTTCCGTAGTACATGCAGGAACAAAACTGGCGACCGTGAGCAGCCCCCTCTCCACCACCGGAGAAAAGCTGACCACCCTGAAAGACATCACCACCTACAACAATTTTTATGAGTTTGGCACGGACAAGGGCGACCCGGCCCGCTATGCCGGAAAGCTGCAGACCCGTCCCTGGACCATCACCGTAGATGGCCTCGTTAAGAATAAGAAGACCTTCGATATCGATACGTTGCTGAAGCTGGTTCCTCTCGAAGAGCGTGTCTATCGGCTTCGCTGCGTGGAAGCGTGGAGCATGGTGATTCCCTGGGTGGGATACTCACTATCGGAGTTCATCAAGCGATGCGAGCCGCTCAGCACCGCGAAGTATGTTCAGTTCCTGACGCTCGACGACCCCAAACAAATGCCGTACCTCAAGATGGTCTCCCTGAACTGGCCATACTCGGAGGGACTGCGCATGGATGAAGCGATGCATCCCCTGACGTTGCTGACCTTCGGCCTGTATGGCGAAGTGCTGCCCAATCAGGATGGCGCTCCGGTTCGCGTAGTCGTGCCGTGGAAGTATGGATTCAAGTCTGCCAAGTCAATCGTCAAGGTGCGCTTTGTTGCCCAGCAGCCGCATACCGCGTGGAATGATATGACTCCGGGCGAATATGGCTTCTACTCCAACGTCAACCCGAATGTCGATCACCCGCGATGGACGCAGAAATATGAGCGGCGGATCGGGGAGCCTTTCTACAAGCAGCGCCGCCCCACTCTAATGTTCAACGGCTATGGCGATCAGGTCGCGCATCTCTATGCCGGCATGGATCTGAAGAAAAATTATTAA